Genomic DNA from Nitrosarchaeum koreense MY1:
TTATTTTTTTCAAGCACTTTTACAAAAATATTTTCCCAGTCTTTTGATACCAATTCCGGATCAGATATTTTTTTTACATATTCGTATTCTTTTTGTGCTAAATCCTCTCTGAATTGTTTAGACTCCACAATCTTATCTATGATATCTGCTATCTCTTGTGGTTCATTTGATTTTGGTAGAAATGGAGGGATTATTTCCTTACCATCCACAATGTTGGGTTTTTTTGGATCCGTATAACAAATTACTGGTTTTTTACAAAATGCAGCTTCTCTTTCTATCCCGCCTTGAACACCTGCTCTCATCTGCCCCATCACTGCGTCTGCTCCTACAAAATATCTGCCTAATTCATCTCTTTTAATTAATGGAATGAACCTGATTCTGTCTGATTTTTCATTGATTAATTTTTTATTTATTGAACTTAACTCATCAAATTCTTCAGTGGTTGTATCTTCTATAAACCACTTTACTTGTAATACTTCAAAATCTGATTTACAAAGATCTATTGCCTTCCAAATCTTATCCATTCCTTTTTCCAATCCAAATCTCTGTGCTGACAAGAAAGTAAATTTTTCTTTTTTAAATTCAATCGGCTGTATATTTTCATTGAAAAGTTCTGTATCTACAAATATCCTATCTAATCTGATTGCATCCTTTCTATATTTTTTTAATGGTGTATAATATTCGTCCATCGGCGCTATACATGTAATAGCATTATCTAGTATTTTTTTATAAAAGTTTTTTTCAAAAAAATTATAATTTTTATTTTCTTTTGCAAAAGGTGGGCTTGTAATATCCCCTCCGACAAAATACATAATGTAATTTATTCCTGCTAAATATGCAATTCTTGCTCCTGCCCAAGGAACAGCTATACATAAATCATATTTATCTTTGATTTTTTTGATTCTTTCTACTTGTTTTGAAATTAATAACGAGTCAAAGTATTCTATTCCATCTTTTCCAGTTGTAGTTTTATCTACACCTTTTTTTGGAAAATCTATTAAATGAACTTCTACATTTCTAGCAAATTTCTTCATTAGATAGATGTTGCTTGTTGAATCTCCTATTGCCAGAATTTTTAATTTCATCTAAAAGACCTCTTTATTCATTGTTTACACTATAATTTTTAGTTGTATTATCTTAAGATTATGAATTATGTATTGTTCAAGTCTTTATAAAATACTTTATTTAGCTAAATTCTTTCTATTTTGTATTGAGAACAAAAAAACTTGAAATTTCAGAACAGTTTTACTCTGACTTAATATCAATACATAAAAAACGACGAAATGAAGTTAAAAAAAAATGGAACCGAGTTTTACCTTTTAATGAATTAATATCTGACAGATGGGAAAAAGCTAAATTTTTGAATGGATTGTCTGGCAGTAGCATATATGATAACAGTTATGTATTTGGTAAGGTTTCTATTGGAAAAAATACTTGGATAGGTCCTTATACTATACTTGATGGCAGTGGTGGAAAACTCTCCATAGGTGATTTTTGTAGTATTAGCAGCGGAGTGCAAATCTATACTCATAACACGGTAAAATGGGCTGTAAGTGGTGGAAAAGCTGAATATGAAAAAAAATCTGTCAGAATAAGTGATAATTGTTACATTGGTCCTTACTCGGTAATTAGTATGGGATCTAGTATTGGAAAAGGAAGTGTTATTGGAACATCAAGTTTTGTCAATACTGTAATTCCTCCTTATTCAATTGCGTTTGGTTCTCCAGCAAAGATTGTAGGTAAGGTTAAAGTCAAAGGAAAAAATGTAGAGTTTGAGTATTTTAAAAAATAATTTTATAATTTTATTCTACCAATAACTAATAATATCCTAAAACATTAGATTAGAAATGGAAATATTTAATCAAAAAATACAATGGGTTGATCCAATTACTAATGAAACTTTGAATTCTGATGGGCATTATCTTGTTTCAAATCATTCATCATATTCTATATCCAATGGTATACCAAACTTTGTTGATAATGTAAATGATCAAACGCAAAAACAAGTTCAAGAATCATTTGGAGAAAAGTGGACACAGAGTGATTTTGGACAAAATGATGCTGAATTTGAAGAAAAAATTAAGCCTGTTTACCTAGAAATGATGGGTCTTGAAGAATCTGATCTAGATATCTTCAATAATAAAATTATTCTTGAAGTAGGAATTGGAAGTGGTTCATCATCAAGATTATGGGGACCACAAGCCAAAGAATTTCATGGAGTAGATATCTCAAAAGCAATTTACCGTGTTCAAACAAATTTAAAAAAATTAATTCCAAATCCTATTCTTTCCCAGGCTGACATCAATAAACTTCCTTATCTTGACGAAAGTTTTGATGTTGTTGTTAGTAATGGTGTATTTCATCATACACCTGATACAAAATTAGCATTAAAAAATTCCCTAAAAAAATTAAAAATTGGTGGTTTTTGTATTTTTTATATATATAAAACAAAATCACCCATTAGAGAATTTTCAGACGACTATATCCGTTCAAAAATTTCTGATTTACATTATGATAATGCATGGGAAAAAATCAAGCCTCTTACCGATTTTGGAAAGTTACTACATGAAAAAAATACTCAGATTACTATACCATTCGATATAGAACTGTTGGGAATAAAAAAAGGAACATATGATCTACAAAGATTTTTTTATGATTATTTTTTTAAATGTTTTTGGAAAGATTCATGGGGATATGATTATTCTAATCTTGTTAATGTTGATTGGTATCATCCAAAATATTGTTGGAGACATTCAAAAGATGAAATACAATCATGGTGTGCTGAGTTTAATCTAGATATCAAATATATCAAAGAACTAGAAAGCGGTTATGCATGTTATGTTGTAAAAACTTCCAGTATAACCTGAAACAATAATTACTTCATTGAAATAAGAAAAATAGTTGCAAATTAACAAAAACCAAATTCGTAATTATCTTACAATTCGATATGATCCTCTGATAAATTCCTCCCATTTAGCAACTTGGAAAGATTTTGAAACTCAAACTTCTGATCCACATGGGCTTGTGACTGAAAACCTTCTTACTCTCTCTTTAAAAAATTCTATCCCTGATGACAATAAATCAATAGCAATTTCGCTAAGTAGTGGAATTGATTCTTCAATATGTTTAGCAATACTACGAAAAACGTTTCCCAAAAGAAAAATAATTGCTATATGTGGAGTTTTTGAAAATGGTTTTGATGAATCAATTGAAGCAAAAAAAATTGCAGACAAATTCTCTGCCGAATTCAAAATACTTCATATGGGTTCAATGTTTACAAACATGCCAGAGATCATCTCTATTTCCAAGAGACCTAGATGGAATACTTACACTCATCTTATTGCCAAAGAAGCTAAAAAGAAAGCAAATTTTTTGGTGACTGGTGATGGCGCTGATGAACTATTTGGCGGATATGTTTTTCGATATCATAAATTCAATCAACTTTTAAAGTCAAAGGATCAATGGCTAGAAAAAACTAAAAAATATCTAGAGTGTCATAATCGAGATTGGGTTCCGGATCAAAATAATTTGTTTGGTAAATGTATCAAGTTTAATTGGAATGAAATTTATAATTATTTCAAACCTTATTTTCATAATGCTCTAGATCCTATTTCTCAGGTAATGCTAGCTGATTTTAATGGAAAATTGTTATTTGATTTTATACCTACTGGGAAAGCGATATCTGATTATTACAAAATCAAAAACATTCCAATATTCTTGGATACCTCTTTGATAACTTTTGCACAAAAACTACCATTAAATCAAAAATATGACAACAAAAATAATAGAGGAAAATTAGTGTTAAGAGCAATATCAAAAAGGTTAGGGATCAATCATATTGAAGAAAAAAAAGGTTTTTCACCTAGTTTACTTTTTGATTGGCAGAAAAATGGTAAAGAAATATGTCAGTCATTCTTATTAAATAAAAATTCTCAGATATATAAAAAAAATCTAATCAATTATGACTGGACTGTAAAAGCATTTGATCAAATTGAATTTGATGGAGACATAAGATATTTGAATAGATTAATTTCTATACTTGCTTTAGAAATATGGATTAAAATTTTTGTAACAAACGAATTAAAAAATACTAAAAAATTAGTTTAACATTAATTATTTAGTGTCTTATTGATTATCTTGCAAATATTTTCTTGATCTTCCTGTGTCAAATTTTTGTGAAGCGGAAGTGTCAATGCGTTATTAAATAATTTTGCCGAGTTTTCTAAATTGCCTACTTTTTTCATATTCTTGTATGCTGGTTCTAAATGCAATGCATATGTACCGATTTGACTTTGAATATTTTCATCAGCCAATGCCTTTCTTATCTTGTCTCTGTAACCATCTTTTTGCACATAACAAGTATATGATTGAAATGTTTGTCTTGTATTCTTGCCTACATATGCTGGTTTGATGTTTCCAATTTTTGATAGTAATTCTTGATAAATTTTTGCCTTTTGAATTCGGTCTTCAATTATTTTTTCAATTTTCTTCATCTGAACTAACCCGATGGCACTTAACACATTTGATAATTTGTAATTGGTTCCTATAGTTTCAAAAGAAGATCCCTTTGCTCCAAAATGCTTAAAGGAGTAACACTTTTCTGCAATTTCATCATTATCTGTAGTTATCATGCCGCCCTCTCCAGTTGTAATTACCTTTCTTGGGTGAAAACTAAAACAAGAATAATCTGCAATCTTTCCGACGTAATCCTCGCCAATTTTTGCACCTAAACTACATGCAGAATCTTCCAGACATTTCAAATCTAGTTTTTTTGCCTTTTGATAGATTTCTTTTTCTAATGGAACCCCTGCCCATGAAACTGGACTGAAAACGCTCATTTTTTCATCATATGCTTCCTCTAGAATATCTGTAGTCATATTCATGCTATTCAAATCCACATCTGCAAGTACTGGAATTCCACCCGCCAAAATTACTGCTTCGGCAGTAGCAGGGTACGTGTAATCTGGAACAATGACTTCTTGTCCTTTAATATTCAAACATTCCAATACTGCATGCAGTCCTGTAGTGCATGAAGTAACTGCTATTGCGTGTTTTACTCCCACATATTTTGCAACCATGTCTTCAAATTCTTTTGTAGTGCTTCCCTCTGTTAGAAAACCTGTAGCCATTACTTTTCTGATCTCGTTTATCTCATCCTCTCCTACATCAGGAACAGCTAGCGGTATGAGTTTCTTTTCAGTCACTAATTTGGGATTTTTGCTCTCTCGTATTAAGGTATTTTTTAGCAAGCTTTTTTAGAATATGAGGCAGGGTTTTTGTTGATGAAAATACTGATAATGGGCTCAGAAGGATTTGTAGGAAAAAACTTGGTCAAGGGACTATCTGAAAAACATGATATCTATACATCTGATCAACTTGATTCTACTGATCAAAATTATTCTAAATGTGATATTACAAATTACGATTCAGTGGAAAAGATAGTTAGAGATGTAGATGCTGTAATTCATCTGACTGCTCATTCTTTAGTTTCTTCTCTCGATGGTTCTATTACCAATGCTAGAGTTAACATCATGGGATTACTCAATTTACTTGAAAGCTGCAGAAAAAATTCAGTTCCCAAAGTGATTTTTACTTCTGCTTCCTCTCTTGTAGGTGAGCCAAAATCTTTTCATGTAAATGAAGATCATACTCCAAAACCCAAAACAGCGTATGGAATAACAAAATTAACATCTGAACATTATTTGCGCCTATATCATGAGCTGTATGGTATAGATTACACTGTATTTAGATTTTTTAATATTTATGGACCATTTCAAAAAAATGGATTAATCCCGTCAATTTTTAATAAAATTCAAAACAATGACTCTATTACAATTTTTGGGAAAGGAGATCAAGTTCGTGATTATGTTTACATTGAAGACATTCTTCCATTTTTTGAACAGGCAGCTTCCTCAGAAATTGGAAAAAATAAGGTTTTCAATATGGGAACTGGAAAAGGCAGTACCATACTAGAAATTGTAAAAAACATGTCTGAAATTCTTAAAATTGAGCCAAAAATTGAGTACCAACCTGTCAGACCAGGTGAGATAGGTAATTTTGTGGCCGATACAACTTTACTGCATGAAACATTTGGTAAAATCCCTTCAACAGATGTTAAAATCGGTCTTAGCAAAACAATTGATTGGCTAAAAAATAACTCGTGATTACTTTTTTGATTAAAATTTTTGAAATGACATAATTAAATTAGTACTTTATTTACCCGTGATTGTAATTGATTAAACAAATTTTATCCAAAAAAGTTTTTGCGATATATGGACTTGGTAATGTTGGAGGTTCAATAGCTGCTGTTTGGCTTAGAGCAGGTGCCAAGGTTATCGGTGTTGATATTTCTAAAACTCTTCTGACTGAAATCCAGGATGGCATTTCTCATAAGAAAGAACCTTTCTTATCTGAAACTTTTTCAAAATCCATTAAAAACAAGTCGTTTTTTCTAACCTCTGATGGAATTGATGCGTCAAAAAGATCTTCAATCAAAATTATCGTAGTTCCAGTAGGATTGAAAAACAAAAAGGTGGATCTTAGTTCTGTAATTCAAGTAACCAAAAATATAGCTAAGGGTCTCAAAAAAGGTGACACTGTAATTTTATCTCCATCTGTTCCGCCTGGAACTACAGAAAAAATAGTCTTGCCAATTCTTGAAAAAGAAAGCAAACTAAAAGGTGAAAAAGACTTTTACCTCATTTACAATCCTGAAAGAATTTTTGAAGGAAGAGCAGTTAAAGATATTGAAGAAAATTATCCTGCCGTAATCTCTGGACTTGGACCCAAGAGTTTGAAGATTGCTGAAAATCTATTTAGGATTATTTCCAAAAAAGGAGTTTTAAAAATGCCTACTTTAGCAGAAGCTGAAGCTGAAAAATTATTTGAAGGAGCATATAGAGATGTAAACATTGCACTTGCAAATGAATTGGCAGAATATTGTGAAAAAATTGGAATTAATTTCTGGGAAACTCGTAAAGGTGCAAATTCTCAACCTTTTTGTCATTTGCATTATCCTGGTACCGGTGTAGGTGGTCTGTGCATTCCAGTTTATCCACGCATAATTATAGAAAACGCATCAAAATTTGGCAAGACCATGAGTCTTTTAGAATATTCTAGAAGAATCAATGATAACATGCCCAAAAAATGTGTTGATGATGCCATTAAAATGCTCTTAAAAAATAAAATTAAACCTAAAAATGCAAAAGTAGCCGTTCTTGGATTGGGTTTTAGAGGAGAAGTTACAGATACAAGATTGTCTCCTACATATGATGTTGTAAATGAATTTCTCAAAAAAGAATGTACAGTAACTGTTCATGATCCGTATATTTTTGAAGACACAATATTGCCAAAATCAGTTCCTCTTACAAAAGATCTTGTAACTGCTACCCAGAATGCAGATCTAATCTTTATTTCATCGGATCATAAAATTTACTCTAAACTTGATTCAAAATCATTTTCAAAAGGAAAAAAATCGATTTTGTTTTTTGACGGACGTAATGTTCTCAATCCCAAGTTATTTTCATCTGGCATGCTCAATACAATTGGAATCGGCAAAAACTAATTTTTATTGTTGTTTTTGTTCAGGGATTTTTTCATAATTTATTCTGAAAAGTTTAAAGTAAATGTCGTGTCCTTTCTCTTTTGAATCATATTCTTTAGTCAAATAATCATATTTTTCTTCATTTTCAAACACATCATTTAGAAATGCTGGATTGTTATCTTCTTTTACTACTATGTGAGTTATTTTTTCAACTAAAAAGGATCTTCCGAACCTATCTTCATGATATCCACTTGATGTTAATAATTCCTCCATGGAATTTGTCCCTCTTATCTGTACTATTGCTGTATCTGCTGATATTTCTGCCCAAGTCCTTGGAAAATTATTCATTTGACTGATTCCAGCAGAGAAAACATACGACGATTCTGGTTCAAAATTATTTACTATTACATTTGAGGGGATCATTTCTCTCATAATCTCATATACTGCACTCTCATGATCTCTGTCAATATCTTTCCAAATCAGAAATAATGGAGAAGAAATTGCAATCAACACAACTAAGCTAATTAGCGAAATTTTAAAAAATTTATTCTTATTTTCATATATCCATCTAAAAAGAAATAACGCTAGTAATGCAAAAATTGGATACAAAGGAAACAGATATCTCGTATCTGACGCAAATGAAAATGCGTATACTGCTGGTAAGAGAATAAAAAAGCCAATACTGAGCACAAATTTGGCAGTCTTTCTATCTTTAATCATTAATACAAATCCAATTGGGACAACAAAGATCAACATTGGAATCAGAGACCATCCAAGAAACTTGAATGTATTTATCAAACCTTCAGAAACAAGATTAATTGTACCTCCATACATCTTAGTTTCTGGACTATCTGTCAACTCCTCAGTACTAACACTAACTCGGGACCAAAAATTATCAGAACCAAATTCCTCCGTTCTCAAAATTCCCACTGCTGAAACAATTAAAATAAAAATTAGTACTGAAACTGAAATATGAAAAATTTTTTCTTTGCTTATTGGATTCTTTAGAAAAAACACTAAAACAAATGCAGGTAATAAAAATAGCCCCTCAATTCTTACTGTAGACGCTAATGCAATTGCAATAAAAGCTAGATAATTCTTCTTATGACTCGAACTTAATATGAGAACCATGCCAATAACTATCAACAAAATGTATAATGGATCTGTAATTCCAAAAGTTGAGTTTTGAATTATTCTTGGTTCAAAGACAAAGATTAAACTTCCAACTAGTGCAAGTCTTTCATCAAAAAATTTTCTGCAAAGAAAATAAATAGGAATTGCAGTTAGTGAGGAAATCACAACTGACAAAATTCTCTGCAATGCCATATAGTCCAAAAAATTATCTGAATTATACAATGAGAAGAAAAAACTTACAAAAAGTGGCCAACCATTATTATTTACTTGCATAGTTGAGTTTTGTCCTAAGCTATGATCTATAGCATACATAAAATATGCAAAATTATCTGAATTCAATGGAATTTCAAATGGAACAAAAAGAAATCTAACTGCTATTCCAATTGCAATAATTGTCGGTAAAACTATGATTGGGTTTTTGATAGTGGGATTTTTTACATATTTTAAATTCAATATATTCAATTTAGTTGATAGGCTTAATATGGATAATTTGAACCCATAAAATTAAATTAATTATGTTATTTATTCAAGGAAAAACCATGGAATTCATTTTTCTAATTAATTTAATGATTTATTCAAAATAATCTCGAATGATGTTTAAATAATGATTAGATTCTGTTTTAATTATGAAATATAAGCAGATTCTACTTACTCGTCCACCTACAGGGTCAAATGCTTTACAAGGTGGCTCTGATGCAGATCCTCATCCACAACCTCCATTGGGCTTGGCTTATCTTGCGGGAGTTATTGAAAGACTACCCGATGTTAATGTTTTAGATATTCTTGATGGTAATTTCTCAAAAAATTATGTTTACGATGTAAAAATGGCAGTAAAAAAACACAATCCTGATCTAGTTGGATTTAGTGCATTTACTCCTTTTGCAAATCCTGCATTAGAAGCTGCAACTGCTGTAAAAGAAGTCAATCCGTCAATTCTTACCGTTTTAGGAGGACCACATGCTGTTCTAGCTGATGTCACTATGAGAAAATGTCCTGCATTAGATGTAATTGTGTATGATGAGGGTGAAGGACAAATCGAAGAGATTGTTAGTGGGAAACCTCTCTCTGATGTAGCTGGTTTGTTTATCAGAAAGGAAGGAAAAGTAGTACCAACAGCACCGCGATCATACATAGATAATATGGATTCATTGCCATATCCTGCTTATCATAAATTGCCACATTTTCCTGACGGTTATCACCCACATCCTCCAAAGAGTACTGGAAAAAAATGGTCTAGTATTATGTGGTCTCGCGGTTGTCCATTTTTCTGCAATTACTGTAATAGAGAAAATAGTTTTGGATTAAAATTTAGAAACCAGTCTCCTGAGTATGTAGTTGATCATATCAAATATCTTCATTCAGAATATGGAATCGAAGAATTGACTTTCTATGATGATGTGATGTCGCTTAATAGAAAAGCAACCATGACATTAATGAAGGCGATGAATCCTGAAAAACTAGGTTTCAAGCTAGATTGGGATGCTGAAACTCGTGTAGATCTAGTTGACAAGGAATTGCTATTGGAAATGAAAAAAGCAGGATGCAGGATGATCTCTTATGGAATAGAACATGGAGTGTTTATTCATGAAATTAAAGGTGGCAGAGCAACTCTCAAGCAAGCTGAGGATGCCGTAAGATGGACACATGAGGCTGGAATTCAGACTGTTGGATATTATATGATTGGGTTGCCACAAGAAACAGAAGAGACAATCAAGAAAACAATCGAGTTTGCAAAAAAATTAGATTGTACGTATGCGCAGTTTGCAATAACTATGCCGTTTCCTGGTAACAAGCTGTATGATGAAGCCATAAAGTCTGGCTTGATTCAACTAGATGATACTTGGGACAAGTTTGTCTATGCCGGTGTTGGTTCTGGTGGAATTCAAGCTCCAGTTTTAACTACAAATGCATTATCTGCCAAAGATTTGGCATATTGGGCAAAAAGAGCATACCGTGAATATTATTTCAGACCTTCTTACATACTCAAAAAATTGCTTAGTGTTAGAAGTTTCAAAGATTTTGCAATGTATTACAATGGTTACAAGATGTTGAAAAAAGATACCAAGTGATTAATTTGAAAATTACTGTAGGAATTCCGGCGTATAACGAAGAAAAAAATATTGCCTCCATAATTGAAAATTTAAGCAAAATAGCAGATACAATCATTGTCTGTAATGACGGTTCTAGTGATAATACTGGAAGAATAGCTGAAAAAATGGGGGCAGTTGTAATTAATCATGAAAGAAATATTGGATATGGTGGCGCCATACGATCACTCTTTCTTAAAGCTAGAGAATTAGAAAGTGATGTTCTAGTTACAATGGACTCTGATGGTCAACACAGAATCTCTGATGTATTGCCTGTTGCCGAACCAATCATTAAAAACCAGGCAGATCTAGTAATTGGTTCAAGATTCCTTGAGGGAAATCAGGAAAACATTCCAAAATACAGAAAGATTGGAATAAAAATGATAACTAAACTTGCCAATGCTTCTTTAGAGGATGCAGTATCTGATTCTCAAAGCGGTTTTAGGGCATATAGTAAAACTGTTCTTTCAGCAATAACTCCATCAGAACAAGGTATGGGAGTATCAAATGAAATTCTTATGAAAGCAAGTAAAAATGGGTTTAAAATTGCTGAAGTGCCAATAGTTGTATCATATGAAGGCAAAACCTCTACACAACATCCAGTTTCGCATGGCGTATCTGTAACACTGAGTACGCTAAAATTTATCTCAATTGAGCATCCTTTGAAATTCTATGGAATTCCAGGGCTGATTTTTTTTGGAATAGGACTGATATTTACAATTATGACGATTCAGGGATTTACAGAAACAAGACAAATTCTGTTGAGTGCTGCCGTAATTGGTGTTGGCACAATAATTTTTGGCACCGTTTTACTTATGACTTCTATCATTTTATATTCTATAGTAAATCTCGTACGAGAAAACTCTTCAAAGTGATTTTATGAAAATTCTTGTTACTGGTGGAGCTGGCTTTGTAGGTTCACATCTGACTGAATTATTAGTTTCAAAGAATCATTTTCCAATAATCGTTGATAATCTAAATAGTGGTCTTTACTCTAATATCAAAAAATTCATAGATTCAAAAAAAGCTCAATTCATCAAATGTGATATTCGAGATTTCAAAAAAGTCATGAAGCTTCCCAAAGTCGATGCGATAATTCACCTGGCAGCAATAGCTAGTGTAGTAGAATCAATAAGTAATCCAATTTTTGTAAATGATGTAAATGTTAATGGTACTTTGAATGTTCTTGAATTTTGTAGAAAAAGGAAAATCAAAAAACTTGTTTTTACATCATCTGCTGCAATCTATGGGGATTATGAGAAAAAAATAACTGAAACATCACCCACAGTTCCTACTTCTGTTTATGGTTCTACCAAGCTGACTGGTGAGCAATATTGCAAAATTTACTCAAGTTTGTTTGGAATCAACATTACGGCACTGAGACCATTTAACATTTACGGACCACGTCAAAACGATGCGTACGCTGGAGTGATCTCCAAATTCATGGATAGATTAAACGAAAACAAACCCCCAATAATATTTGGAAATGGAAAACAGACAAGGGACTTTATTCACGTTGACGATGTTGCACAAGCGTTTTACTTGGCTTTAAAATACAAAAAGAAATCTTTTGATGTCTTTAACTTGGCAACTGGAAAATCTACCTCAATTAATGAACTATCGGAAATTTTCCTCTTAGCTGCAAACAAGTCAGGACTAAAAACAATACACAAAAAATCCATTCCTGGCGTAGTTGTTCACAGCTCCACAAATCCAAATAAAATCAAGCAAAACTTGCACTTTACACCGACTATTGGTCTTAAAGATGGAATCACAAAGTTCGTAAAATCTCAAACCTATTCAAAATTATAATAAATCAGCAAATTTAAGACTGACCTGTTTTTACTGGTGTTGATTAACAGTGAATATACTTGCAATTGGAGCACATTGGGATGATATTGAACTTGGATGCGGTCTTACTTTAAAAAAGTTAAGGGAAAAAGGCCATAATATTTTCTCAGTAGTTGTATGCAGCTCTCAATATGGAAAAGATGAAAATGAAGGAATGAAAGAATCAGAGGCATTAGAATACGGATTAAAATCGTTT
This window encodes:
- a CDS encoding ArnT family glycosyltransferase, with amino-acid sequence MNLKYVKNPTIKNPIIVLPTIIAIGIAVRFLFVPFEIPLNSDNFAYFMYAIDHSLGQNSTMQVNNNGWPLFVSFFFSLYNSDNFLDYMALQRILSVVISSLTAIPIYFLCRKFFDERLALVGSLIFVFEPRIIQNSTFGITDPLYILLIVIGMVLILSSSHKKNYLAFIAIALASTVRIEGLFLLPAFVLVFFLKNPISKEKIFHISVSVLIFILIVSAVGILRTEEFGSDNFWSRVSVSTEELTDSPETKMYGGTINLVSEGLINTFKFLGWSLIPMLIFVVPIGFVLMIKDRKTAKFVLSIGFFILLPAVYAFSFASDTRYLFPLYPIFALLALFLFRWIYENKNKFFKISLISLVVLIAISSPLFLIWKDIDRDHESAVYEIMREMIPSNVIVNNFEPESSYVFSAGISQMNNFPRTWAEISADTAIVQIRGTNSMEELLTSSGYHEDRFGRSFLVEKITHIVVKEDNNPAFLNDVFENEEKYDYLTKEYDSKEKGHDIYFKLFRINYEKIPEQKQQ
- a CDS encoding B12-binding domain-containing radical SAM protein, coding for MKYKQILLTRPPTGSNALQGGSDADPHPQPPLGLAYLAGVIERLPDVNVLDILDGNFSKNYVYDVKMAVKKHNPDLVGFSAFTPFANPALEAATAVKEVNPSILTVLGGPHAVLADVTMRKCPALDVIVYDEGEGQIEEIVSGKPLSDVAGLFIRKEGKVVPTAPRSYIDNMDSLPYPAYHKLPHFPDGYHPHPPKSTGKKWSSIMWSRGCPFFCNYCNRENSFGLKFRNQSPEYVVDHIKYLHSEYGIEELTFYDDVMSLNRKATMTLMKAMNPEKLGFKLDWDAETRVDLVDKELLLEMKKAGCRMISYGIEHGVFIHEIKGGRATLKQAEDAVRWTHEAGIQTVGYYMIGLPQETEETIKKTIEFAKKLDCTYAQFAITMPFPGNKLYDEAIKSGLIQLDDTWDKFVYAGVGSGGIQAPVLTTNALSAKDLAYWAKRAYREYYFRPSYILKKLLSVRSFKDFAMYYNGYKMLKKDTK
- a CDS encoding glycosyltransferase family 2 protein; the protein is MINLKITVGIPAYNEEKNIASIIENLSKIADTIIVCNDGSSDNTGRIAEKMGAVVINHERNIGYGGAIRSLFLKARELESDVLVTMDSDGQHRISDVLPVAEPIIKNQADLVIGSRFLEGNQENIPKYRKIGIKMITKLANASLEDAVSDSQSGFRAYSKTVLSAITPSEQGMGVSNEILMKASKNGFKIAEVPIVVSYEGKTSTQHPVSHGVSVTLSTLKFISIEHPLKFYGIPGLIFFGIGLIFTIMTIQGFTETRQILLSAAVIGVGTIIFGTVLLMTSIILYSIVNLVRENSSK
- a CDS encoding NAD-dependent epimerase/dehydratase family protein — protein: MKILVTGGAGFVGSHLTELLVSKNHFPIIVDNLNSGLYSNIKKFIDSKKAQFIKCDIRDFKKVMKLPKVDAIIHLAAIASVVESISNPIFVNDVNVNGTLNVLEFCRKRKIKKLVFTSSAAIYGDYEKKITETSPTVPTSVYGSTKLTGEQYCKIYSSLFGINITALRPFNIYGPRQNDAYAGVISKFMDRLNENKPPIIFGNGKQTRDFIHVDDVAQAFYLALKYKKKSFDVFNLATGKSTSINELSEIFLLAANKSGLKTIHKKSIPGVVVHSSTNPNKIKQNLHFTPTIGLKDGITKFVKSQTYSKL